One window from the genome of Caloranaerobacter sp. TR13 encodes:
- the upp gene encoding uracil phosphoribosyltransferase, with translation MGKVVEMNHPLIKHKLTFIRDKNTGSKEFRELVKEVAMLMAYEVTRELPLEEIEIETPVAKTKSQVISGKKLGIIPILRAGLGMVEGMLNLLPAAKVGHIGLYRDPETLEPVEYYCKLPTDVQERELIVLDPMLATGGSAIAAINFLKDRGANNIKLMCLIAAPEGIEAVQKAHPDVDIYAAAVDEKLNDHAYIVPGLGDAGDRLFGTK, from the coding sequence ATGGGGAAAGTTGTTGAAATGAATCATCCATTAATTAAACACAAACTTACTTTTATAAGAGACAAAAATACGGGTTCAAAGGAATTTAGAGAGTTAGTTAAAGAGGTTGCTATGCTAATGGCATATGAAGTTACAAGAGAACTTCCATTAGAAGAAATTGAAATAGAAACACCTGTTGCTAAAACTAAATCTCAAGTAATTTCTGGTAAGAAGTTAGGAATAATACCTATACTTAGAGCAGGGCTAGGAATGGTAGAAGGTATGTTAAACTTACTACCAGCAGCTAAAGTTGGTCACATCGGATTATATAGAGATCCAGAAACATTAGAACCTGTAGAATACTACTGTAAACTTCCAACAGACGTACAGGAAAGAGAGCTTATAGTATTGGACCCAATGCTAGCAACTGGAGGCTCTGCAATTGCTGCTATTAACTTCTTAAAAGATAGAGGTGCAAATAACATAAAACTTATGTGTCTTATAGCAGCACCAGAAGGTATAGAAGCAGTTCAAAAAGCTCATCCTGATGTAGATATATACGCTGCAGCAGTTGATGAAAAACTAAATGACCATGCATATATAGTTCCAGGACTAGGAGATGCTGGAGACAGATTATTTGGTACAAAATAG
- a CDS encoding ZIP family metal transporter produces MSSIFITTIIGSLVGITGTGLGGLTALSIVKSNNKFLSSLLGFTSGLMLAVVTFDLLPEAFSIGGLFTEIIGILLGILTVILIEDFIPVFYKTYHKTSKSNFLKTGIILGVGIAIHNLPEGLAIGSSFMFTTQMGFNIALVIALHNIPEGIAMATPLRISGMSKIKVLLLTLLSGVPTGVGAFIGAVLGNISDFFISLCLAFAGGTMLYITCGELIPNAKKLYSGRASTIGLTIGFIIGIVIVVNSH; encoded by the coding sequence ATGTCAAGTATTTTTATTACAACTATAATAGGTTCTTTAGTTGGTATTACTGGTACTGGGCTTGGAGGTCTAACTGCACTATCCATAGTAAAGTCAAATAATAAATTTTTAAGTTCGCTTCTTGGTTTTACAAGTGGACTAATGTTAGCTGTAGTAACTTTTGACTTATTACCCGAAGCTTTTTCGATAGGAGGGCTTTTTACTGAAATTATAGGTATATTATTAGGTATTCTTACTGTCATACTAATTGAAGATTTTATACCTGTATTTTATAAAACTTACCATAAGACAAGTAAAAGTAATTTTTTAAAAACTGGAATAATATTAGGTGTTGGAATTGCTATTCATAATCTTCCAGAAGGTTTAGCAATAGGCTCTAGTTTTATGTTTACTACTCAAATGGGATTTAATATAGCTTTAGTTATTGCTCTACATAATATTCCTGAGGGTATAGCTATGGCAACTCCTCTCAGAATAAGCGGTATGTCGAAAATAAAGGTTTTGCTATTAACACTGCTTTCTGGTGTTCCTACTGGTGTTGGAGCTTTCATAGGAGCAGTTCTAGGTAACATTTCTGATTTTTTTATATCGCTATGTTTAGCTTTTGCAGGTGGAACTATGCTTTATATTACTTGTGGAGAATTGATTCCAAATGCAAAAAAGCTCTACAGTGGTAGAGCTTCTACAATAGGCCTAACTATTGGATTTATAATTGGAATAGTTATTGTGGTCAATAGTCATTAG
- a CDS encoding low molecular weight protein arginine phosphatase, whose amino-acid sequence MKNILFVCTGNTCRSSMAEALFRDMLEKAGEELKGIKVESAGICAVPDQPASKQAIHVLSEEGIDLSKHRSRPLTKDMIERADLILTMTVNHKNAVINMDPESKDKVFTLKEFALENNNIDEILDKLAILYRKLYEKRDRILRERMGEIKALQKKKKELLREIEKIDKQIREWEQEIEAEFEDDKREIANLEKQIPSLDITDPFGMPVEEYKKSAEDIKEALKRVLEKIRKK is encoded by the coding sequence ATGAAAAATATTTTATTTGTTTGTACTGGTAATACTTGCAGAAGTAGTATGGCTGAGGCTTTGTTTAGAGACATGCTTGAAAAAGCAGGAGAGGAACTTAAGGGTATTAAGGTTGAGTCTGCAGGTATTTGTGCCGTGCCTGACCAGCCAGCATCAAAACAGGCTATACATGTATTAAGTGAAGAAGGCATAGATTTATCTAAACATAGGTCAAGACCATTAACAAAAGATATGATAGAAAGAGCGGACCTTATACTTACAATGACTGTAAATCATAAAAATGCTGTTATTAATATGGATCCTGAGTCAAAAGACAAGGTCTTTACTCTAAAGGAGTTTGCTTTAGAAAATAATAATATAGACGAAATTCTTGATAAGCTTGCGATATTGTATAGAAAGTTATATGAAAAGAGAGATAGGATACTTAGAGAAAGAATGGGTGAAATTAAAGCGTTACAAAAAAAGAAAAAAGAGCTTTTGAGAGAGATAGAGAAAATAGACAAGCAAATTAGAGAATGGGAGCAAGAAATTGAAGCAGAATTTGAAGATGATAAAAGAGAAATAGCAAATCTGGAAAAGCAAATACCTTCACTGGATATTACCGATCCTTTCGGGATGCCAGTTGAAGAATATAAAAAGAGTGCAGAAGATATTAAAGAAGCTCTCAAGAGGGTTCTTGAGAAGATTAGAAAAAAATAA
- a CDS encoding glycosyltransferase family 4 protein, with product MSIYYKAFFMALITAYFLTPFAKWVAKKIGAIDVPKDNRRVHKEPIPRLGGLAIYLAVVLSMLIFLPIGRTVISIIIGSTIIVITGIVDDTKSISPKLKLFAQIVAASVLVVGGIKIEFITNPFDKGDGLLYLKVFSIPITIFWVVGITNTMNLIDGLDGLASGVGAISALSLLFVASKFGYIPVMILCAILAGSALGFLPHNFNPAKIFMGDTGALFLGYMLSTIAILGVMKSVAAITIVIPILALGLPIFDTTFAIFRRFINGKPIMEADKGHLHHRLLDIGLSHKQTVLVLYMISILLGILAFILTGMEPEKGVIVSGLILTIILLGASSIGLMGLRRERISKSDNIES from the coding sequence ATGTCAATTTATTACAAAGCTTTTTTTATGGCATTAATCACAGCATATTTTCTTACGCCTTTTGCTAAGTGGGTGGCTAAGAAAATCGGAGCAATTGATGTACCAAAGGACAATAGAAGAGTGCATAAAGAGCCTATTCCTAGGCTTGGAGGATTAGCTATATATTTAGCTGTAGTTTTATCTATGCTTATATTCCTTCCTATTGGTAGAACAGTAATCTCAATCATTATAGGTTCTACAATAATAGTTATAACAGGTATAGTAGATGATACTAAAAGTATTTCACCAAAGCTAAAATTATTTGCCCAAATAGTTGCTGCATCTGTTCTTGTGGTAGGAGGTATAAAGATAGAATTCATTACAAATCCTTTTGATAAAGGAGATGGCTTATTATACCTAAAAGTTTTTTCAATACCTATAACTATATTTTGGGTAGTTGGGATTACTAACACAATGAACTTAATAGACGGATTAGATGGTCTAGCATCAGGTGTAGGGGCTATTTCAGCATTGTCACTTTTATTCGTGGCATCAAAGTTTGGTTATATTCCTGTAATGATTTTATGTGCAATTTTAGCAGGTTCAGCTTTAGGTTTTCTACCTCATAATTTTAATCCTGCAAAGATTTTTATGGGAGATACTGGAGCATTATTTTTAGGATATATGCTTTCAACAATAGCAATACTGGGTGTTATGAAGAGTGTCGCAGCTATAACAATAGTTATACCTATATTAGCTTTAGGCTTACCAATATTTGATACAACCTTTGCTATATTTAGAAGATTTATTAATGGTAAACCTATAATGGAAGCTGATAAAGGTCATTTGCATCACAGATTGCTAGATATAGGACTAAGTCATAAACAAACAGTATTAGTGTTGTATATGATAAGCATATTATTGGGTATCTTGGCTTTCATACTTACAGGAATGGAACCAGAAAAAGGTGTAATAGTATCAGGGTTAATTTTAACAATAATACTTTTAGGAGCATCTAGTATCGGACTAATGGGTTTAAGAAGAGAGAGAATAAGTAAAAGCGATAACATAGAAAGCTAA
- a CDS encoding L-threonylcarbamoyladenylate synthase gives MKTQVIKIDKNNPETEKIQLAAEVIKRGGVVAFPTETVYGLGANALDEKATQKIFIAKGRPQDNPLIVHIGDVSDLDSLVKEVPERAKELMKRFWPGPLTLIFKKSEIIPDRITGGLSTVAIRMPNHQIALKLIKQSRLPIAAPSANTSGRPSPTNSHHVIEDLYGKIDMIIDGGDTGVGVESTVLDISTKIPTILRPGSVTLEDLLEIFPQVDIDPAIENLSEKLKPKSPGQKYRHYSPKAKLTIIQGEVDKILEKLISLASMYEKQGLKVGIMATKQTKNRYIGDNVLEVGDRDNPETIAANLFRVLREFDKIGVDIILAEGIEEKGIGRAIMNRMKKAAGGDIILVNS, from the coding sequence ATAAAAACTCAAGTCATTAAAATAGATAAAAACAATCCTGAAACAGAAAAAATACAATTAGCCGCAGAAGTAATAAAAAGAGGAGGAGTAGTAGCTTTTCCTACTGAAACCGTTTATGGATTAGGCGCAAATGCACTTGATGAAAAAGCGACCCAAAAGATATTTATTGCTAAAGGGAGACCTCAGGATAATCCTCTTATCGTACATATTGGTGATGTGAGCGATTTAGACTCTTTAGTTAAAGAAGTTCCAGAAAGGGCCAAAGAACTTATGAAACGATTTTGGCCTGGTCCATTGACTTTAATATTTAAGAAAAGTGAAATAATTCCCGACAGAATAACAGGAGGATTATCTACTGTTGCCATTAGAATGCCAAACCATCAAATAGCTTTAAAACTAATTAAGCAATCAAGATTACCGATTGCAGCTCCTAGTGCAAACACTTCAGGAAGACCAAGTCCAACAAATTCCCATCATGTAATTGAAGATTTATACGGAAAGATTGATATGATAATAGATGGAGGAGATACAGGCGTAGGTGTCGAATCTACTGTCTTGGATATTTCTACTAAAATACCTACAATACTGCGTCCTGGCTCCGTTACATTAGAAGATCTTTTAGAAATTTTCCCGCAAGTAGATATTGATCCAGCAATAGAAAATTTATCAGAAAAATTAAAACCAAAGTCCCCGGGCCAAAAATACAGGCATTATTCACCAAAAGCTAAACTTACTATCATACAAGGTGAAGTTGATAAGATTTTGGAAAAACTAATAAGTTTAGCTTCTATGTATGAAAAACAGGGCTTAAAAGTTGGAATAATGGCTACAAAGCAGACAAAAAATAGATATATTGGGGATAATGTGCTAGAAGTTGGGGATAGGGATAATCCTGAAACAATTGCAGCTAATTTGTTTAGAGTGTTGAGAGAATTCGATAAAATAGGGGTAGATATAATACTAGCTGAAGGAATAGAAGAAAAGGGTATAGGTAGAGCTATTATGAATAGAATGAAAAAGGCGGCAGGAGGAGACATTATATTAGTTAACAGTTAA
- a CDS encoding CoA transferase subunit B yields the protein MDKQRAREIIAKRVAKELKDGDVVNLGIGLPTMVANYIPDGVDIILQSENGFVGLGPAPKPGEEDKDLTNAGGQPVTIRPGGAFFDSATSFAIIRGGHVDATVLGALQVDEKGNLANWMIPGKMVPGMGGAMDLVVGAKKVIIAMEHTAKGKPKILKECTLPLTAAGQVNLIITEMAVIEVTERGLVLKELGPEATIEDVKANTEADLIIADDIRKMDIE from the coding sequence ATGGACAAACAAAGAGCAAGAGAAATAATAGCTAAAAGGGTAGCTAAGGAATTAAAAGATGGAGACGTTGTTAATCTAGGTATAGGTTTACCAACTATGGTAGCTAATTATATACCAGATGGCGTTGATATAATACTACAGTCAGAAAATGGTTTCGTTGGACTTGGACCAGCTCCTAAGCCAGGAGAGGAAGACAAAGACTTAACAAATGCAGGAGGTCAGCCAGTTACAATAAGACCAGGAGGAGCTTTCTTTGATAGTGCTACCTCATTTGCAATAATAAGAGGAGGGCACGTTGACGCGACAGTTTTGGGTGCACTTCAAGTAGATGAGAAAGGAAATCTTGCTAACTGGATGATTCCTGGAAAGATGGTACCTGGAATGGGTGGAGCAATGGATTTAGTTGTAGGTGCTAAAAAGGTTATCATAGCTATGGAGCATACTGCAAAAGGCAAACCAAAAATTTTAAAAGAATGTACTCTACCCCTTACAGCAGCAGGCCAAGTTAATTTAATAATTACAGAAATGGCAGTAATTGAGGTAACTGAAAGAGGGCTTGTATTAAAAGAATTAGGACCAGAAGCTACAATTGAAGATGTCAAAGCTAATACAGAAGCCGATTTAATCATTGCAGACGATATAAGGAAAATGGATATAGAATAG
- the prfA gene encoding peptide chain release factor 1 gives MLEKLKFLEEKYKDLSMKISDPEIINKRNEWQKLVKEHAEIEPIVMKYREYTTVSEQLEEAKEMLKEKLEDDFKDMVKEEIKELTEKKEKLTEELKLLLVPKDPNDEKNVIVEIRAGAGGDEAGIFAGDLLRMYTRYAERQGWKVEIMSSNEQGVGGFKEVIFMIKGKGAYSRLKYESGVHRVQRIPVTESGGRIHTSTATVAVLPEADDIDIQINPNDVRVDVFRSSGHGGQSVNTTDSAVRLTHIPTGIVVSCQDEKSQLKNKEKAFKILKARLYDKLQAEQNAEIAEARRSQVGTGDRSERIRTYNFPQGRVSDHRINMTIYKLDSFLDGDIDEIVDALITNDQAEKLKSVQ, from the coding sequence ATGTTAGAAAAATTAAAGTTCTTAGAAGAAAAATATAAAGATTTAAGCATGAAAATAAGTGATCCAGAAATCATAAATAAAAGAAATGAATGGCAAAAATTAGTGAAAGAACATGCCGAAATAGAACCAATAGTTATGAAGTACAGAGAGTACACTACAGTATCTGAGCAATTAGAAGAAGCAAAGGAAATGTTAAAAGAAAAGCTAGAAGATGATTTTAAAGATATGGTAAAAGAAGAAATTAAGGAATTAACTGAGAAAAAAGAAAAACTAACAGAAGAATTAAAATTACTTTTAGTTCCTAAAGACCCTAATGATGAGAAAAACGTTATAGTTGAGATTAGAGCCGGAGCCGGTGGAGACGAAGCAGGTATATTTGCTGGAGACCTTTTAAGAATGTATACAAGATATGCTGAAAGACAAGGTTGGAAAGTAGAAATAATGTCTTCGAACGAACAAGGAGTAGGCGGCTTTAAAGAAGTAATTTTCATGATAAAAGGTAAAGGTGCATATTCACGACTTAAGTATGAAAGTGGTGTTCATAGAGTTCAAAGAATTCCAGTTACAGAATCAGGTGGTAGAATACACACATCTACAGCTACTGTAGCAGTTCTTCCAGAAGCTGATGACATAGATATTCAGATAAATCCAAACGATGTACGTGTTGACGTATTCCGTTCCTCAGGACATGGTGGACAGAGTGTTAACACAACAGATTCAGCAGTTAGATTAACACACATTCCTACGGGGATAGTGGTTTCATGCCAAGATGAAAAATCTCAGCTTAAGAATAAAGAAAAAGCATTCAAGATTCTTAAAGCTAGATTATATGACAAACTTCAGGCAGAACAAAATGCAGAAATAGCTGAAGCTAGAAGAAGTCAGGTAGGTACAGGTGATAGAAGTGAAAGAATAAGAACATATAACTTCCCTCAAGGTAGGGTATCTGATCATAGAATTAACATGACTATATATAAATTAGATTCTTTCTTAGATGGAGATATTGATGAAATAGTAGATGCTCTCATAACGAATGATCAGGCTGAAAAATTAAAATCAGTACAGTAA
- a CDS encoding chromate transporter, which translates to MVYIKLFISFLKIGAFSFGGGYAMLPLIQEEIITKNGWLSLKEFIDILAISQMTPGPIAINSATFLGYKIGGIFGAIVSTLAVIIPSLVIILLIAHFLKKFKESEYIDWFFKGLRPVIIGLIASAAILVAKNTIIDVKSLIITLAIFYLVIYKKLHPILCIVIAAGLGVALY; encoded by the coding sequence ATGGTATATATAAAATTATTTATCTCTTTTTTGAAAATTGGTGCATTTAGCTTTGGTGGAGGATATGCAATGCTTCCTCTTATCCAAGAAGAAATCATAACTAAAAATGGATGGCTTAGTTTAAAAGAATTTATCGATATTTTAGCAATATCACAAATGACACCAGGACCTATAGCAATAAACAGTGCTACTTTTTTAGGATATAAAATAGGTGGAATATTTGGAGCGATAGTATCAACTTTAGCGGTTATCATACCATCTTTAGTTATTATTTTGTTAATAGCTCATTTTCTAAAGAAATTTAAAGAATCAGAATATATTGACTGGTTTTTCAAAGGCTTAAGACCTGTAATAATAGGTTTAATTGCATCTGCAGCAATTTTAGTAGCAAAAAACACAATAATAGATGTGAAAAGTTTAATAATAACATTAGCAATATTTTATCTTGTTATCTACAAAAAGCTTCATCCCATATTATGTATAGTCATTGCGGCAGGTTTAGGAGTAGCATTGTATTAA
- the atoD gene encoding acetate CoA-transferase subunit alpha, whose translation MSNSKLISMEQAIEHIKDGMTVMIGGFLGVGNPHKIIDALVKKGVKDLTLIANDTAFPEVGIGKLIVNKQVKKVITSHIGTNKETGRQMTEGETEVILVPQGTLAERIRAAGAGLGGILTPTGIGTIVEEGKRKIEIDGKEYLLELPLKADVALIKGAKVDKKGNVYYQKSARNFNPIMAMAADLVIVEAEEVVEVGEIDPNDVMTPSIFVDYIVRGDD comes from the coding sequence GTGTCAAATAGCAAACTAATATCTATGGAGCAAGCTATAGAACACATTAAGGATGGTATGACTGTAATGATAGGGGGATTTCTTGGGGTAGGAAATCCGCATAAAATCATTGATGCACTTGTTAAAAAAGGAGTTAAGGACTTAACTTTAATAGCTAACGATACAGCTTTTCCTGAAGTAGGAATAGGAAAACTTATTGTTAACAAACAAGTAAAAAAAGTTATAACTTCTCACATAGGTACTAATAAAGAAACAGGAAGACAAATGACAGAAGGCGAGACAGAAGTAATATTAGTACCTCAAGGAACATTAGCAGAAAGAATAAGAGCAGCAGGAGCAGGGCTTGGTGGTATACTAACTCCAACGGGGATAGGAACTATTGTAGAAGAAGGTAAGAGAAAGATAGAAATAGATGGAAAAGAGTATTTATTAGAATTACCTCTTAAAGCAGATGTAGCTTTAATTAAAGGAGCAAAGGTAGATAAAAAAGGAAACGTTTATTATCAGAAGTCAGCTAGAAACTTTAACCCAATCATGGCTATGGCGGCTGATTTAGTGATAGTTGAGGCTGAAGAAGTAGTTGAGGTTGGAGAAATTGATCCTAATGATGTAATGACGCCTTCAATATTTGTAGATTACATTGTAAGGGGTGATGATTAA
- a CDS encoding cytidine/deoxycytidylate deaminase family protein codes for MRPSWDEYFMEIVNVVKKRSTCLRRQVGALIVNDKRILSAGYNGAPTGLKHCDEVGCTREKLNVPSGQRHELCRGLHAEQNAIVHAANSGVSIKGSTIYVTMQPCVLCAKMIINAGIKRVVFGGGYPDELAMQLLNEAGIEVVDFNLQIK; via the coding sequence ATGCGTCCTTCTTGGGATGAATATTTTATGGAAATAGTTAATGTTGTAAAAAAAAGGTCTACATGTTTAAGAAGACAGGTAGGAGCTTTAATTGTAAACGATAAAAGAATTCTTTCTGCAGGTTACAACGGAGCGCCCACAGGACTAAAACACTGTGATGAAGTAGGATGTACAAGAGAAAAACTTAATGTACCATCAGGGCAAAGACATGAACTTTGTAGAGGGTTGCATGCAGAACAGAATGCAATAGTACATGCTGCAAATTCTGGGGTAAGTATAAAGGGGAGTACAATTTATGTAACCATGCAGCCTTGTGTTTTATGTGCAAAAATGATAATAAATGCAGGAATTAAAAGAGTAGTATTTGGTGGTGGATATCCAGATGAATTAGCGATGCAGCTTCTTAATGAGGCAGGAATTGAAGTTGTTGACTTTAACTTACAAATAAAGTAA
- a CDS encoding cation:proton antiporter, translated as MILLNEEFTFLLDIAVILIFANIGGYISHKLKQPAVLGQILAGLLLGPSALNLITVNISITHMAEIGVILLMFIAGLETDIDDLKASSKSSTYIALGGVLVPFVLGLLAIKLIKPNADISEGLFVGVILTATSVSITVQALRELDKLRTRQGIGVLGAAIIDDVIGIILLTLIVGIVKPGEGGSILIVILKIVSFFILSAVIGTIFSKLLTKYSYIISKENRVLTYALIFCFSLAFIAEELGVAAIIGAYFTGIVFSVTPHRNRVSHEIQKIAYALFTPIFFINIGLMVKLGNISQGLGLSIALVLMAIIGKIIGCGIGAKLSNFTNREALQISIGMIPRAEVALIVTNLGIKMGIIGNDIFTAVILIVLVSTIITPSLLKLVFENELEQEAEEGTC; from the coding sequence ATGATTTTGTTGAATGAAGAGTTTACCTTTCTATTGGATATAGCCGTCATACTAATATTTGCAAACATTGGAGGATATATTAGCCACAAACTTAAACAACCGGCAGTTTTAGGGCAGATATTAGCAGGGCTTCTTTTAGGTCCTTCTGCTTTAAATCTTATAACTGTAAATATATCTATTACTCATATGGCTGAAATTGGGGTAATACTCTTAATGTTCATTGCAGGTTTAGAGACAGATATAGATGATTTAAAGGCATCCAGCAAATCTTCTACTTATATAGCACTTGGAGGAGTCCTAGTACCTTTTGTGCTAGGACTTCTAGCTATAAAATTAATTAAACCAAATGCTGATATTTCAGAGGGACTATTTGTAGGTGTAATTTTAACGGCTACTAGCGTTAGTATAACTGTACAAGCTTTAAGAGAGTTAGATAAGCTTAGGACAAGGCAGGGGATAGGTGTACTAGGTGCAGCTATAATAGATGATGTTATTGGAATTATTCTATTAACTTTAATTGTTGGTATTGTAAAGCCTGGTGAGGGTGGCAGTATACTAATAGTAATTTTAAAGATAGTTTCTTTCTTTATTTTATCTGCAGTAATTGGAACTATATTTTCAAAATTACTCACGAAGTATTCATATATTATAAGCAAAGAAAACAGAGTCTTAACATATGCTCTTATATTTTGTTTTTCATTAGCATTTATTGCAGAAGAATTAGGTGTAGCTGCAATAATAGGAGCATATTTTACAGGTATAGTATTTTCAGTAACTCCTCATAGAAATAGAGTATCACATGAGATACAAAAAATTGCCTATGCATTGTTTACTCCTATTTTTTTTATAAATATTGGACTTATGGTTAAACTAGGCAATATCAGTCAAGGATTAGGTTTAAGTATTGCATTAGTTTTAATGGCGATTATAGGTAAAATAATAGGTTGTGGTATAGGTGCCAAGCTATCTAACTTTACAAATAGAGAAGCATTGCAGATAAGTATAGGTATGATTCCTAGGGCAGAAGTTGCTTTGATTGTTACGAATTTGGGAATTAAAATGGGTATAATAGGAAATGATATATTTACAGCAGTTATTTTAATAGTATTAGTATCAACGATTATTACTCCTTCACTATTAAAGTTAGTTTTTGAAAATGAATTAGAACAAGAAGCAGAAGAGGGAACATGTTAG
- the wecB gene encoding non-hydrolyzing UDP-N-acetylglucosamine 2-epimerase, with amino-acid sequence MKVLTIFGTRPEAIKMAPIIKKLDENICIEHKVCVTAQHREMLDQVLRIFNITPDYDLNIFEPGQSLTQITTRAMEGLEKVIVDFNPDLILVQGDTTTVFAGALTAFYHKVKIGHVEAGLRSGNLYSPYPEEANRKLTGILTDFHFAPTERNKQNLLREGYDEEKIFVTGNTVIDALLYVVSEDYKFNNDLLDNLDYKNKKVILLTSHRRENIGKPMENIFSAVRDVVLKNEDVEVVFPIHLNPKVREIAHRILDGLDRVHIIEPLEYLPFANLIARSYLVVTDSGGIQEEAPSLGKPVLVVRKETERPEGIEAGTAKLAGIDRENIFREIDILVNDIEEYKKMANAVNPYGDGKASDRIVDIIVKQWGQA; translated from the coding sequence ATAAAGGTATTGACGATATTCGGAACTAGACCAGAAGCGATAAAAATGGCACCAATTATTAAAAAACTTGATGAAAATATATGCATTGAACATAAAGTTTGTGTAACAGCTCAACACAGAGAAATGTTAGACCAAGTTCTAAGAATATTTAATATAACACCGGATTACGATTTAAATATTTTTGAACCAGGTCAGTCATTAACTCAAATAACTACAAGAGCCATGGAAGGGCTTGAAAAAGTAATTGTAGATTTTAATCCTGATTTAATTCTTGTTCAAGGAGATACAACAACTGTATTTGCAGGAGCTTTAACAGCTTTCTATCATAAAGTAAAGATTGGGCATGTAGAGGCAGGTCTAAGAAGTGGCAATCTGTATTCTCCGTATCCAGAAGAAGCCAATAGAAAGTTAACGGGTATACTTACTGATTTTCACTTTGCTCCAACAGAAAGGAATAAACAAAATCTTTTAAGAGAAGGATACGATGAAGAAAAAATCTTTGTTACAGGAAATACAGTAATAGATGCTTTATTATACGTTGTATCAGAAGACTATAAATTTAACAATGATTTACTCGATAATCTTGATTATAAAAATAAGAAGGTAATATTATTAACATCTCATAGAAGAGAGAACATAGGTAAACCTATGGAGAATATATTTAGTGCAGTAAGAGACGTTGTATTAAAGAATGAAGATGTAGAAGTTGTTTTCCCAATACATCTTAATCCAAAGGTAAGAGAAATTGCTCATAGAATACTAGATGGTTTAGATAGAGTTCATATTATCGAACCCCTTGAATATTTACCTTTTGCTAATTTAATTGCAAGATCATATTTAGTAGTAACAGATTCAGGAGGTATTCAAGAAGAAGCACCTTCTTTAGGAAAACCAGTGTTAGTTGTAAGAAAAGAAACTGAAAGGCCAGAGGGCATAGAAGCAGGAACAGCTAAATTAGCTGGAATAGATAGAGAAAATATATTTAGAGAAATAGATATATTAGTAAATGATATTGAGGAGTACAAAAAGATGGCTAATGCAGTAAATCCATATGGTGACGGCAAAGCATCAGACAGAATAGTGGATATTATAGTTAAGCAATGGGGTCAGGCTTGA
- the rpiB gene encoding ribose 5-phosphate isomerase B — protein sequence MKIALGSDHGGYELKEHIKKFLEEKNIEYVDYGTNSTESVDYPDFGHKVAKAVKEGKCDRGIVCCGTGIGISISVNKVPGVRCALVSDCYSARMSREHNDANVLALGARVIGRDLALEIVDIWLKTEFQGGRHERRVNKIKEIEERYSKC from the coding sequence ATGAAAATTGCTTTAGGAAGTGACCATGGCGGATACGAACTAAAGGAACACATCAAGAAATTTCTTGAAGAAAAGAATATTGAGTATGTAGACTATGGGACTAACTCAACTGAGTCTGTAGATTACCCTGATTTTGGCCACAAAGTTGCAAAGGCTGTTAAAGAAGGGAAATGTGATAGAGGAATAGTTTGCTGTGGAACAGGTATAGGAATTTCAATATCAGTAAATAAAGTTCCAGGTGTAAGATGTGCGCTAGTAAGTGACTGCTACAGTGCTAGAATGTCAAGAGAGCATAACGATGCAAATGTATTGGCTTTGGGTGCAAGAGTTATTGGAAGGGATTTAGCGTTAGAAATTGTTGACATATGGTTAAAAACAGAATTCCAAGGCGGTAGACACGAAAGAAGAGTAAATAAGATTAAAGAAATTGAAGAAAGGTATAGTAAGTGTTAG